From the genome of Pseudomonas yamanorum, one region includes:
- a CDS encoding EAL domain-containing protein translates to MAQTLFKLFFTQRLAALASTESLRAIREGLLWILPCLLVSAGFLILSECARVLGFDPQWVAFLAGLHNQISSVIPLLVAASIGYMLAIQHRLPQLPVAFLCLAHVVIATFVLRDFPRASATFVLFIAIASPLINVPAIAWLHRRRWTRLINEDLVGHNLKGTINMVVPGAITALVLVLLLSLLLQIPQVAQLQGPQVLDALETPYGSGLFVTLMNSLLWFFGIHGVYAMQPLFDVLDQAVALNNAAVAAGEPVKYLLNGGLLGSFAFIGGSGGALCLLLAILLFSKSRSMRLVAIASLPLSLFNVSEVLLFGLPIILNPRLFIPFLVVPAFNAMLALMVVQIGWVSPAVVSVPFTAPVLLNAYLSTHGDLAAVLLQVVLLGVGMLIYAPYVRAINRQATEGGTVYLKSLDMTFRGLEEKGRLLELDPVMASHKAQARQVSELSHIQQISDYEFYLEFQPQISTLTGLCTGCEALMRARDAEGTVHSPWEFLQWLANARLMPDVDVWVASQAVRQYQKWRKVGFTLPMTINISSATLTTPAYGDRLVEILAQAHGQVSVEITEDALVGDIQGTRQMIEKLQAIGAKVYIDDFGTGFSALSYLHQFPVDFIKIDRSFVVAQHDPKGAQVLTGMLRFCEALNLGVVVEGVETAEQLAFLQSGSELIIQGWYFSKALPGDELERFVRGRYTQMQSNAPEPL, encoded by the coding sequence ATGGCGCAAACGCTGTTCAAGCTTTTCTTCACCCAGCGGCTGGCGGCCTTGGCCAGCACCGAGTCGTTGCGGGCCATACGTGAGGGGTTGTTGTGGATCCTGCCATGCCTGCTGGTGTCGGCCGGTTTCCTGATCCTGTCCGAATGCGCCCGTGTGCTGGGCTTCGACCCTCAGTGGGTGGCCTTCCTCGCGGGGCTGCACAACCAGATCAGTTCGGTGATCCCGCTGCTGGTGGCCGCCTCCATCGGTTACATGCTTGCTATCCAGCACCGCCTGCCGCAGCTACCGGTGGCGTTCCTGTGCCTGGCCCACGTGGTGATCGCCACCTTTGTGCTGCGGGATTTCCCCCGTGCTTCGGCGACCTTCGTGCTGTTCATCGCCATCGCCTCGCCGTTGATCAATGTGCCCGCCATCGCCTGGCTGCATCGGCGTCGCTGGACCCGGTTGATCAACGAAGACCTGGTGGGGCACAACCTCAAGGGCACCATCAACATGGTGGTGCCGGGGGCGATCACGGCGCTCGTGCTGGTGCTCTTGCTGTCGTTGCTGTTGCAGATTCCGCAGGTGGCGCAGCTTCAGGGCCCGCAGGTACTCGATGCACTGGAAACGCCCTATGGCAGCGGTCTGTTTGTGACCCTGATGAATTCACTGCTGTGGTTTTTCGGGATCCATGGGGTCTACGCCATGCAGCCGTTGTTTGATGTACTGGATCAGGCTGTCGCGCTCAACAACGCCGCAGTGGCGGCGGGCGAGCCGGTCAAGTATTTACTGAATGGCGGCTTGCTGGGCAGCTTCGCGTTTATCGGTGGCTCGGGTGGCGCATTGTGCTTGCTGCTGGCGATCCTGCTGTTTTCCAAGAGCCGGTCCATGCGATTGGTGGCGATAGCCAGCCTGCCGCTGTCGTTGTTCAATGTCAGTGAAGTGTTGTTGTTTGGCTTGCCGATCATCCTCAACCCGCGCCTGTTCATTCCCTTTCTGGTGGTGCCGGCATTCAACGCAATGCTGGCGCTGATGGTGGTGCAGATTGGCTGGGTGTCGCCTGCGGTGGTGAGTGTGCCGTTCACCGCGCCGGTATTGTTAAACGCCTATTTGAGCACCCACGGCGACCTCGCGGCGGTGTTACTGCAGGTGGTGTTGCTGGGGGTTGGCATGCTGATTTACGCGCCCTATGTGCGGGCGATCAATCGCCAGGCCACGGAAGGCGGCACGGTGTATTTGAAGTCGCTGGACATGACCTTTCGCGGCCTCGAAGAAAAGGGCCGCTTGCTGGAACTGGACCCGGTAATGGCGTCCCATAAGGCCCAGGCACGCCAGGTCAGCGAGTTGAGCCATATCCAGCAGATCAGCGATTATGAGTTTTACCTCGAATTCCAACCGCAGATTTCGACCCTGACCGGGCTGTGCACCGGTTGCGAGGCGTTGATGCGTGCGCGGGATGCCGAGGGCACGGTGCATTCGCCCTGGGAGTTCCTGCAATGGCTGGCCAACGCCAGGTTGATGCCCGATGTGGATGTGTGGGTGGCGTCCCAGGCTGTGCGCCAGTATCAAAAGTGGCGGAAGGTCGGTTTTACCTTACCGATGACGATCAATATCTCCAGCGCCACGCTGACCACCCCGGCCTATGGTGACCGGCTGGTGGAGATACTGGCCCAGGCCCATGGGCAGGTGTCGGTGGAGATCACTGAGGATGCGTTGGTGGGGGATATTCAGGGCACCCGGCAGATGATCGAGAAGCTGCAGGCCATTGGCGCCAAGGTTTACATCGATGACTTCGGGACCGGGTTTTCAGCGCTGAGTTATCTGCATCAGTTCCCGGTGGATTTCATCAAGATCGATCGCAGTTTCGTGGTGGCCCAGCATGATCCAAAGGGCGCCCAGGTGTTGACCGGGATGCTGCGATTCTGTGAGGCGCTGAACCTTGGGGTGGTGGTGGAAGGCGTGGAAACCGCCGAGCAACTGGCGTTTTTGCAGTCGGGCTCGGAGCTGATCATCCAGGGCTGGTATTTCAGCAAGGCGTTGCCGGGCGATGAACTGGAGCGGTTCGTGCGCGGGCGATACACCCAGATGCAATCTAACGCTCCAGAACCCCTCTGA
- a CDS encoding LysR family transcriptional regulator translates to MTDALKPLDIDTVHAFVLVADFTSFTRAAQALDTSQAAISLKLKRLEERLGYRLLVRTPRHVRLSPQGEQFIVAARALLNAHERALGDMGNGAPRRLVIGISDHVAGPDLPLWLSRLAAYDPLVILEVRIASSRDLVAAFDRNELDAVIVRNEGDRQDGEVLVVERFGWFAAPTWQHTAGTPLRMATMASPCGVRHLAVRALDEARIDWTEVFVGGGVMAVGAAVSAGLGVAALARRVAPAGAVDVSEQYGLPALPVSEIVLHSRISDGRSRETLRALSATFRGVLER, encoded by the coding sequence ATGACCGACGCACTCAAGCCGCTGGATATCGACACCGTGCACGCCTTCGTCCTGGTCGCCGATTTCACCAGTTTTACCCGCGCGGCCCAGGCACTGGATACATCACAGGCAGCCATCAGCCTCAAGCTCAAGCGCCTGGAAGAACGCCTCGGTTATCGCCTGCTGGTGCGCACACCACGGCATGTCCGTCTGTCGCCCCAGGGCGAGCAGTTCATCGTCGCCGCGCGCGCGCTGCTCAATGCCCACGAACGGGCGTTGGGTGACATGGGCAACGGCGCACCACGAAGGCTGGTGATTGGCATCAGCGACCACGTGGCCGGCCCCGATCTGCCGCTGTGGCTCAGCCGCCTGGCCGCCTATGACCCGCTGGTGATCCTGGAGGTGCGGATTGCTTCGTCCCGCGACCTGGTGGCGGCGTTCGACCGCAACGAACTGGACGCGGTGATCGTGCGCAACGAAGGCGACCGCCAGGACGGCGAAGTATTGGTGGTGGAGCGCTTTGGCTGGTTCGCCGCACCGACCTGGCAGCACACCGCCGGTACACCGTTGCGCATGGCAACCATGGCCTCGCCCTGCGGCGTGCGACACTTGGCGGTGCGCGCGCTGGATGAGGCGCGGATCGACTGGACCGAAGTGTTTGTCGGCGGCGGCGTAATGGCGGTGGGTGCGGCAGTCAGCGCCGGCCTGGGTGTGGCGGCGCTGGCCCGGCGAGTGGCGCCGGCGGGCGCCGTGGACGTCAGCGAACAGTACGGATTACCGGCGTTACCCGTCAGTGAAATCGTGCTGCACAGCCGCATCAGCGACGGCCGCTCCCGCGAGACATTACGTGCGTTGAGCGCAACCTTCAGAGGGGTTCTGGAGCGTTAG
- a CDS encoding DUF4865 family protein, which produces MFAKQYSHRLPADYDMGVIRERAARLGPLWDHAEGLLFKAFIAQERGQGPGVNNLYSSVYLWSDPLQAADFLLGERFQKVLDSFGQPHIESWLPLDVQRGPAQDALSLYREEWALEPSADRGQILATEKARNQQIADTSDNFAVFLALDVQAWKLVRITLSAKALDVNHPGNGYEVFYLARPGV; this is translated from the coding sequence ATGTTTGCCAAACAGTATTCACACCGCTTGCCAGCCGATTACGACATGGGTGTCATCCGTGAGCGGGCCGCTCGCCTGGGGCCGTTGTGGGATCATGCCGAGGGTTTGCTGTTCAAGGCGTTTATCGCCCAGGAGAGAGGGCAGGGGCCGGGGGTGAATAACCTGTATTCGTCGGTTTATCTGTGGTCGGATCCTTTGCAGGCTGCGGATTTCTTGCTCGGCGAGCGCTTCCAGAAGGTCCTCGACAGTTTTGGCCAGCCGCACATTGAGTCCTGGTTACCGCTGGATGTGCAGCGAGGTCCGGCGCAAGACGCCTTGAGCCTGTATCGGGAGGAGTGGGCGCTGGAGCCAAGCGCGGACCGTGGGCAAATCCTCGCAACCGAAAAAGCCCGCAATCAGCAGATTGCAGACACCAGCGATAACTTCGCGGTGTTTCTGGCGCTGGATGTGCAGGCGTGGAAGCTGGTGCGAATTACCTTGTCGGCCAAGGCGCTGGATGTGAACCATCCGGGCAACGGCTACGAGGTGTTCTATCTGGCGCGGCCCGGGGTGTGA
- a CDS encoding CbtA family protein, with protein MTGHLLVRGMLVGLLAGILAFGFAKTFGEPQIDKAIAFEDQMAQMRGDAPEEELVSREVQSTFGLFTGVVVYSVSLGGIFALVFAYSLGRIGKVGPRGLAALLALAAFVTIIVVPGLKYPANPPSVGDPATIAQRTKLFFLMLLVSVAAAVIAINAARKLIASRGLWAGAILGVALYIVIVSVAGSLFPAINEVPEQFSAVLLWKFRVASLGIQLVLWTTLGLVFGAVAERKLSQPRARLNS; from the coding sequence ATGACAGGGCATTTACTCGTTCGCGGGATGCTGGTGGGCCTGCTCGCCGGCATCCTGGCCTTCGGCTTCGCCAAGACTTTTGGTGAGCCGCAGATCGACAAGGCCATCGCCTTCGAAGATCAGATGGCACAGATGCGCGGCGACGCGCCGGAAGAAGAACTGGTGAGCCGCGAAGTACAAAGCACCTTCGGCCTGTTCACCGGCGTGGTGGTGTACAGCGTCTCCCTGGGTGGCATTTTCGCCCTGGTGTTCGCCTACTCCCTGGGCCGCATCGGCAAGGTCGGTCCCCGTGGCTTGGCAGCGCTGCTGGCATTGGCGGCGTTTGTGACGATCATCGTGGTACCGGGGTTGAAGTATCCGGCCAACCCGCCATCGGTGGGCGACCCCGCCACCATCGCGCAACGCACCAAGCTGTTCTTCCTGATGCTGCTGGTGTCGGTGGCGGCTGCGGTGATTGCGATCAACGCGGCGCGCAAGCTGATTGCCAGCCGTGGCCTATGGGCAGGCGCGATCCTCGGTGTGGCGCTGTATATCGTGATCGTGTCGGTGGCCGGCAGCTTGTTCCCGGCCATCAACGAAGTGCCGGAACAATTCTCGGCAGTGTTGCTGTGGAAATTCCGCGTGGCCTCCCTGGGGATTCAACTGGTACTGTGGACCACCCTGGGCCTGGTGTTCGGCGCCGTGGCCGAGCGCAAGCTGAGCCAGCCTCGGGCGCGTCTCAACTCCTGA
- a CDS encoding CbtB domain-containing protein: MAYTAVTGSDVSIPSIPLSEILPWAIFGGLLLLLAIYFVGAEQGATAVFKGMYVHEFVHDGRHLLGFPCH, translated from the coding sequence ATGGCTTATACCGCTGTAACTGGCTCCGACGTTTCAATACCGTCCATTCCCCTGAGCGAAATCCTGCCCTGGGCGATCTTCGGCGGCCTGCTGCTGTTGCTCGCGATTTACTTCGTCGGCGCCGAGCAGGGCGCGACGGCCGTGTTCAAAGGCATGTACGTGCATGAGTTTGTGCATGACGGTCGCCACCTGCTGGGTTTCCCCTGCCATTGA
- a CDS encoding histidine phosphatase family protein, translating into MQATRLTLVAHASTRAQKQARFALDESVEIGWQQAALSQAQRFKRAPRVLCGPEARTRQTAALFADDALVETALRDCDFGRWQGLAIEEVQQAEPEALQAWLTDSTSAPHGGESVVQLCERVGQWLQSLEQSPGHVVAVTHPFVIRAALLHVMQCPPAMFNLIDVEPLSSTELRFNGRWRLRLETHA; encoded by the coding sequence ATGCAGGCCACCCGTTTGACCCTTGTTGCCCACGCCAGCACCCGTGCCCAGAAACAGGCACGCTTTGCGCTGGATGAGTCGGTGGAGATAGGCTGGCAGCAGGCGGCGCTTTCCCAGGCGCAACGCTTCAAGCGTGCACCCCGGGTGCTGTGCGGCCCGGAGGCGCGGACCCGGCAGACCGCGGCGCTGTTTGCCGACGATGCTTTGGTTGAAACAGCCCTGCGCGATTGTGATTTCGGCCGCTGGCAAGGGTTGGCGATCGAGGAGGTTCAGCAAGCCGAACCCGAAGCGCTTCAGGCCTGGTTGACCGACAGCACCTCGGCGCCCCACGGCGGCGAGTCGGTAGTGCAACTGTGTGAGCGGGTAGGGCAGTGGTTGCAGTCCCTTGAGCAATCCCCGGGGCATGTCGTGGCGGTGACGCATCCATTTGTGATCCGCGCAGCGCTGCTGCATGTCATGCAATGCCCGCCCGCGATGTTCAACCTGATCGACGTGGAGCCGCTGTCATCCACCGAGTTGCGCTTCAATGGCCGTTGGCGCCTGCGCCTGGAAACTCACGCCTGA
- the cobF gene encoding precorrin-6A synthase (deacetylating) — protein MKRILIIGIGAGNPDYITMQAVKALNRTDVFFLMDKGQSKDKLIDLRREICETYITDHAYRFVEADCPERVRGDIDYTTAVKDLNRDKQQTFERMINEEMADGEVGAFLAWGDPALYDSTIRILQAILASGSCEFEFEVIPGITSVQALAAQHKVPLNRIGRSIEITTGRRLAAGQASDADTLVVMLDAEDSYRTVADQDLDIYWGAYLGTPDEILISGKVAEVAEEIERVRKAARQANGWIMDTYLLRKP, from the coding sequence ATGAAACGCATCCTGATCATCGGCATTGGCGCCGGCAACCCCGACTACATCACGATGCAGGCGGTCAAGGCGCTCAACCGCACCGACGTGTTTTTCCTGATGGACAAGGGCCAGAGCAAGGACAAGCTGATCGACCTGCGCCGGGAAATCTGCGAGACCTACATCACCGATCACGCCTACCGCTTTGTCGAGGCCGATTGCCCCGAGCGGGTGCGTGGCGATATCGACTACACCACCGCCGTGAAGGACCTGAACCGCGACAAGCAGCAGACCTTCGAACGGATGATCAATGAAGAAATGGCCGACGGCGAAGTGGGCGCATTCCTGGCCTGGGGCGACCCCGCACTGTACGACAGTACCATTCGTATCCTGCAGGCGATCCTCGCCAGCGGCAGCTGCGAATTTGAATTTGAAGTGATCCCCGGGATCACCAGCGTCCAGGCGTTGGCGGCGCAGCACAAAGTGCCGCTGAACCGCATCGGTCGCTCCATCGAAATCACCACCGGCCGCCGGTTGGCGGCGGGGCAGGCGAGTGATGCCGACACCCTGGTTGTCATGCTCGACGCCGAAGATTCCTACCGCACCGTGGCCGATCAGGACCTGGATATCTACTGGGGCGCCTACCTGGGCACACCGGATGAAATCCTGATCAGCGGCAAAGTGGCTGAGGTTGCCGAAGAGATTGAACGTGTGCGCAAGGCGGCGCGTCAGGCCAATGGCTGGATCATGGATACCTATTTGTTGCGCAAACCCTAG
- a CDS encoding alpha/beta hydrolase — MLKLIALTVALFTGAAQAEDVLHTDLPLPYLEQTQSDARNEPLVIFLHGYGSDEADLFGLKDRLPSTWTYLSARAPMSVEGGGYRWFRKKPGDGDFDGETADLQSSAKLIEDFVAQATTKYHTQSDRVFLVGFSQGAIMSYEVGLRHPETLRGIAALSGSLLPVLKAELKPDARLGKLAIFIGHGTLDQALPYYSATRANEVLQGLGLTPEFHGYPGMIHTIGEAELLDLKQWLEKSLR, encoded by the coding sequence ATGCTCAAACTGATTGCCCTGACGGTGGCGCTGTTTACCGGCGCCGCACAGGCCGAAGACGTATTGCACACCGACCTGCCGCTGCCTTACCTGGAACAGACCCAAAGCGATGCACGCAACGAGCCGCTGGTGATCTTCCTGCACGGTTATGGCAGTGACGAGGCAGACTTGTTCGGGCTCAAGGACCGCTTGCCCTCGACCTGGACCTACCTGTCTGCACGGGCACCGATGTCGGTGGAGGGGGGTGGCTATCGCTGGTTTCGCAAGAAGCCGGGCGATGGCGACTTTGATGGCGAGACCGCCGATTTGCAGAGCAGCGCCAAGCTGATCGAAGACTTCGTCGCCCAGGCCACCACTAAGTATCACACCCAAAGTGATCGGGTGTTTCTGGTGGGGTTCAGCCAGGGCGCGATCATGTCGTACGAAGTCGGGCTAAGGCATCCCGAAACCCTGCGCGGGATTGCGGCGTTGAGCGGCAGCCTGCTGCCGGTACTCAAGGCCGAACTCAAGCCGGATGCGCGCCTGGGCAAGTTGGCGATTTTCATTGGGCACGGGACGCTGGACCAGGCGCTGCCTTACTACTCGGCAACGCGGGCCAACGAGGTGTTGCAGGGGCTTGGCCTCACGCCGGAATTCCACGGTTACCCGGGGATGATTCATACCATCGGTGAGGCGGAGTTGCTGGACTTGAAGCAGTGGCTGGAAAAGAGCCTGCGCTGA
- a CDS encoding DcrB/PsbP domain-containing protein — MATLSKTAALLALALAAGFGASQVLAASKPAAQKTATQTISTLDGKFSFNLPKSYQADPLPAGDAEHGTAGASGTMYSDQATKSVIFVVEKPSVAGLIKDNDPQFLDGAVADFVKEQSAALPDFKKGAEKKLTVKGLALRQVDSTATMGGGKTLSSTFLTGSGSHQLVVQAISRADDEAGHALLVKQIIGGK, encoded by the coding sequence ATGGCCACCCTCAGCAAGACCGCAGCCCTCTTGGCCCTCGCGCTGGCCGCCGGCTTCGGCGCCAGCCAAGTCCTCGCCGCCAGCAAGCCTGCGGCGCAGAAAACCGCCACCCAGACCATCTCCACCCTGGACGGCAAGTTCAGCTTCAACCTGCCCAAGTCCTACCAGGCCGACCCACTGCCGGCCGGTGATGCCGAACACGGCACGGCAGGCGCCAGCGGCACGATGTACAGCGACCAGGCCACCAAAAGCGTGATTTTTGTGGTTGAGAAACCGAGTGTCGCCGGCCTGATCAAGGACAACGACCCGCAGTTCCTCGACGGCGCCGTGGCGGATTTCGTCAAGGAACAAAGCGCGGCCCTGCCGGACTTCAAGAAAGGCGCCGAGAAGAAACTCACCGTCAAGGGCCTGGCCCTGCGCCAGGTCGACAGCACTGCGACCATGGGCGGTGGCAAGACGCTGAGCTCCACTTTCCTCACGGGCTCCGGCAGCCACCAGTTGGTGGTGCAGGCCATTTCCCGGGCGGATGATGAAGCCGGTCATGCACTGTTGGTGAAGCAGATTATTGGCGGTAAGTAA
- a CDS encoding monovalent cation:proton antiporter-2 (CPA2) family protein, which translates to MPHEGNLLQAAVVFLFAAVLTVPLAKRLQLGAVLGYLLAGVIIGPSVLGLVGNPQSVSQFSELGVVLLLFIIGLELSPKRLWVMRKAVFGVGLAQVLLTGTVIGVVALFLFGQSWNSAIVLGLGLALSSTAFGLQSLAERKELNQPHGRLAFAILLFQDIAAIPLIAMVPLLAGSDHPATTSQGLQHGLEVLGSIAVVIIGGRYLLRPVFRIVAKTGLREVSTATALLVVIGTAWLMELVGVSMALGAFLAGLLLADSEYRHELESQIEPFKGLLLGLFFISVGMGANISLLFSAPVIVLGLTLLLIAIKLPLLFCVGRLAGDLNRESALRLGVVLAAGGEFAFVVFKIGRDQGLFEPHLYDILVLTITLSMALTPLLLLLCPKLFKPKVKPVEVPEEYRAIESDAPRVVIAGMGRMGQIVARILRAQNISFIALDTSVETIELTRSFGGMPVFYGDPQRPEILHAAKVDQAEFFVIAMDDPEINIKTAELVRSLYPHMKIIARARNRQHVHRLVDLDASPVRETFYSSLEMSRRTLVGLGLTQAQADARISRFKNHDLQLLAAQHAVYDDAAKVMQSAQEARTELARLFEMDRLEEESDKV; encoded by the coding sequence ATGCCCCATGAAGGCAACCTGTTACAAGCGGCGGTTGTATTCCTGTTCGCTGCCGTATTGACCGTGCCCTTGGCCAAGCGCCTGCAGTTGGGTGCCGTGTTGGGTTATTTGCTGGCCGGCGTGATCATCGGCCCCTCGGTGCTGGGGCTGGTGGGCAACCCACAAAGCGTCAGCCAGTTCTCCGAACTGGGGGTGGTGTTGCTGCTGTTCATCATCGGCCTGGAGTTGTCACCGAAGCGCTTGTGGGTGATGCGCAAGGCGGTGTTTGGTGTCGGCCTGGCGCAGGTGTTGCTGACGGGCACGGTGATTGGTGTGGTAGCGCTGTTCCTGTTTGGCCAGTCATGGAACAGTGCGATTGTGCTGGGCCTTGGCCTGGCACTCTCCTCCACCGCCTTCGGCCTGCAAAGCCTGGCCGAGCGCAAGGAGCTTAACCAGCCCCACGGGCGCCTGGCCTTTGCCATCCTGCTGTTCCAAGACATCGCGGCCATCCCGCTGATCGCCATGGTGCCGCTGCTCGCCGGCAGCGATCACCCCGCCACCACCTCCCAAGGCCTGCAGCATGGCCTGGAAGTACTGGGCAGCATCGCCGTGGTGATCATCGGCGGGCGCTATCTGCTGCGGCCGGTGTTTCGCATCGTCGCCAAGACCGGGCTGCGGGAAGTGTCCACGGCCACCGCGTTGCTGGTAGTGATCGGCACGGCATGGCTGATGGAGCTGGTGGGCGTGTCCATGGCCCTCGGCGCCTTCCTCGCCGGGTTGCTGTTGGCAGACTCCGAATACCGGCATGAGCTGGAATCGCAGATCGAACCGTTCAAGGGCCTGCTGCTGGGCCTGTTTTTTATCAGCGTGGGCATGGGCGCCAATATCAGCCTGTTGTTCAGTGCGCCGGTAATCGTGCTGGGTCTGACCCTGCTGCTGATCGCCATCAAATTGCCGCTGCTGTTTTGCGTGGGCCGACTGGCCGGTGACCTGAACCGTGAAAGCGCGCTGCGCCTGGGTGTGGTGCTGGCGGCCGGCGGTGAGTTTGCCTTCGTGGTGTTCAAGATCGGCCGCGACCAGGGCCTGTTCGAACCGCACCTCTACGACATCCTGGTGCTGACCATCACCCTGTCCATGGCCCTGACCCCATTGCTGCTGTTGCTCTGCCCGAAGCTCTTCAAGCCCAAGGTCAAGCCGGTGGAAGTGCCCGAGGAATACCGCGCCATCGAAAGCGATGCACCCCGGGTGGTGATCGCCGGGATGGGCCGTATGGGGCAGATCGTGGCGCGGATCCTGCGGGCGCAAAACATCTCGTTTATCGCCCTCGACACCTCGGTGGAAACCATCGAGCTGACCCGCAGTTTCGGCGGCATGCCGGTGTTCTACGGCGACCCCCAGCGCCCGGAAATCCTCCACGCGGCGAAAGTCGACCAGGCTGAATTCTTCGTGATCGCCATGGACGACCCCGAAATCAATATCAAGACCGCCGAGCTGGTGCGCAGCCTCTACCCGCACATGAAGATCATCGCCCGCGCCCGTAACCGCCAGCACGTACATCGCCTGGTGGACCTCGACGCGTCACCGGTGCGCGAGACGTTTTACTCCAGCCTGGAAATGAGCCGCCGCACCCTGGTGGGCCTTGGTTTGACCCAGGCCCAGGCCGATGCGCGCATCAGCCGTTTCAAAAACCACGACCTGCAACTGCTGGCCGCTCAGCACGCGGTGTATGACGACGCGGCCAAGGTGATGCAATCGGCCCAGGAAGCCCGGACGGAACTGGCACGGCTGTTTGAGATGGACCGACTCGAGGAAGAGTCCGACAAGGTGTAA